One genomic window of Diospyros lotus cultivar Yz01 chromosome 8, ASM1463336v1, whole genome shotgun sequence includes the following:
- the LOC127808706 gene encoding uncharacterized protein LOC127808706 yields the protein MATVDVTVEVPPVAPALPENETIHEASKTQEPQPEPEPEKEQVGAPAAPEGVEVAPPEQPVAEPEVEEVAAPPAQHEEAVAAPEEKVAAPEEAEVGAPAAPEGVEVAPSEQPVAVLVVEEVAAPPGPQEEAVAAPEEEVAAPVGAPGAPEEVEAAVPEEPAPKMTEEPNEAAPAPEEPAAEGVVASADKTEE from the exons ATGGCCACTGTTGACGTTACTGTTGAG GTCCCTCCTGTCGCCCCAGCATTGCCAGAAAACGAAACAATTCATGAAGCGAGCAAGACCCAAGAGCCACAGCCGGAGCCCGAGCCAGAAAAAGAACAAGTGGGTGCACCAGCTGCCCCAGAAGGAGTTGAAGTGGCTCCCCCAGAACAGCCAGTGGCTGAGCCAGAAGTAGAGGAAGTGGCCGCACCACCTGCCCAACATGAGGAAGCTGTGGCTGCACCGGAAGAGAAAGTGGCTGCCCCAGAAGAAGCAGAAGTGGGTGCACCAGCTGCACCAGAAGGAGTTGAAGTGGCTCCCTCAGAACAGCCAGTGGCTGTGCTAGTAGTAGAGGAAGTGGCCGCACCACCTGGCCCACAAGAGGAAGCTGTGGCTGCACCAGAAGAGGAAGTGGCTGCCCCAGTGGGTGCACCGGGTGCCCCAGAAGAAGTTGAAGCGGCTGTCCCAGAGGAGCCAGCGCCAAAAATGACTGAAGAACCAAATGAGGCAGCACCAGCACCCGAAGAACCAGCCGCTGAGGGAGTGGTGGCTTCAGCTGATAAGACTGAGGAATAG